From Camelus dromedarius isolate mCamDro1 chromosome 2, mCamDro1.pat, whole genome shotgun sequence, one genomic window encodes:
- the LOC135318636 gene encoding keratin-associated protein 10-12-like, with the protein MAAPALSTCSGDLSYGSWVCLPGPCDSCTGSSWQVDDCPESCCEPPCCAPAPCLSLLCAPASCEPCPCPSACTSSCTALCCPQSSCQPSCCTSSPCQQDCCEPVCCRPVCCRPVCCTPVCCRPVCCRPVCCRPVCCEPTPCPSSCCRPSSCVSLLCRPVCRPACCAPVPSCQPSCCRPASCVSLLCRPRCSRPISCVPDSA; encoded by the coding sequence aTGGCCGCGCCCGCCCTGTCCACCTGCTCCGGTGACCTGAGCTACGGCAGCTGGGTCTGCCTGCCCGGTCCCTGTGACTCCTGCACCGGCTCCTCCTGGCAGGTGGACGACTGCCCAGAGAGCTGCTGCGAGCCCCCGTGCTGCGCCCCGGCCCCCTGCCTGAGCCTCCTCTGCGCCCCAGCGAGCTGTGAGCCCTGTCCCTGCCCATCTGCCTGCACCAGCTCCTGCACAGCCTTGTGCTGCCCGCAGTCTAGCTGCCAGCCCTCCTGCTGcacctcctccccctgccagcAGGACTGCTGTGAGCCTGTGTGCTGCAGGCCTGTGTGCTGCAGGCCCGTGTGCTGCACACCCGTGTGCTGCAGGCCCGTGTGCTGCAGGCCCGTCTGCTGCAGGCCCGTGTGCTGTgagcccaccccctgcccctcgtCCTGCTGCAGACCCTCCTCCTGCGTGTCCCTGCTCTGCCGCCCCGTGTGCAGACCCGCCTGCTGTGCCCCTgtcccctcctgccagcccagctGCTGCCGCCCGGCCTCCTGCGTGTCCCTGCTCTGCCGCCCCAGGTGCTCCCGCCCCATCTCCTGCGTCCCCGACTCAGCCTAG
- the LOC135318476 gene encoding keratin-associated protein 10-12-like, with protein MAAPALSTCSGDLSYGSRVCLPGPCDSCTGSSWQVDDCPESCCEPPCCAPAPCLSLLCAPASCEPCLCPSACTSSCTALCCPQSSCQPSCCTSSPCQQDCCVPLCCRPVCCTPVCCRPVCCTPVSCRPVCCRPVCCRPVCCEPTPCPSSCCRPSSCVSLLCRPRCSRPTCCVPDSA; from the coding sequence aTGGCCGCGCCCGCCCTGTCCACCTGCTCCGGCGACCTGAGCTACGGCAGCCGGGTCTGCCTGCCCGGTCCCTGTGACTCCTGCACCGGCTCCTCCTGGCAGGTGGACGACTGCCCAGAGAGCTGCTGTGAGCCCCCCTGCTGCGCCCCGGCCCCCTGCCTGAGCCTCCTCTGCGCCCCAGCGAGCTGtgagccctgcctctgcccatcTGCCTGCACCAGCTCCTGCACGGCCTTGTGCTGCCCGCAGTCTAGCTGCCAGCCCTCCTGCTGcacctcctccccctgccagcAGGACTGCTGTGTGCCCCTCTGCTGCAGGCCCGTGTGCTGCACACCTGTCTGCTGCAGGCCCGTGTGCTGCACACCTGTCTCCTGCAGGCCCGTGTGCTGCAGGCCTGTCTGCTGCAGGCCCGTGTGCTGTgagcccaccccctgcccctcgtCCTGCTGCAGACCCTCCTCCTGTGTGTCCCTGCTCTGCCGCCCCAGGTGCTCCCGCCCCACCTGCTGCGTCCCCGACTCAGCCTAG
- the LOC116155686 gene encoding keratin-associated protein 10-12-like has product MAAPALSVCSSNLSYGSRVCLPGPCDSCTGSSWQVDDCPESCCEPPCCAPTPCLSLLCAPASCEPCPCPSACTSSCTALCCPQSSCQPSCCTSSPCQQDCCEPVCCRPVCCRPVCCRPVCCEPTPCPSSCYRPSSCVSLLCRPVCRPACCAPAPSCQPSCCHPASCVSLLCHPRCSRPACY; this is encoded by the coding sequence ATGGCTGCGCCTGCCCTGTCCGTCTGTTCCAGCAACCTGAGCTATGGCAGCCGGGTCTGCCTGCCCGGTCCCTGTGACTCCTGCACCGGCTCCTCCTGGCAGGTAGACGACTGCCCAGAGAGCTGCTGCGAGCCCCCCTGCTGCGCCCCGACCCCCTGCCTGAGCCTCCTCTGCGCCCCAGCGAGCTgtgagccctgcccctgcccatctGCCTGCACCAGCTCCTGCACGGCCTTGTGCTGCCCGCAGTCTAGCTGCCAGCCCTCCTGCTGcacctcctctccctgccagcaGGACTGCTGTGAGCCTGTGTGCTGCAGGCCTGTGTGCTGCAGGCCCGTGTGCTGCAGGCCCGTGTGCTGTgagcccaccccctgcccctcgtCCTGCTACAGACCCTCCTCCTGTGTGTCCCTGCTCTGCCGCCCTGTGTGCAGACCCGCCTGCtgtgcccctgccccctcctgccagcccagctGCTGCCACCCAGCCTCCTGCgtgtccctgctctgccacccCAGGTGCTCCCGCCCTGCCTGCTACTGA